One stretch of Nitratiruptor tergarcus DSM 16512 DNA includes these proteins:
- a CDS encoding EAL domain-containing protein: MTKNSKIKISIFLLFSIVAISFLIFFQNYTYNFFDKKNRAFFYYNELRDKELQLNYNILKASFFLYEDYDEIAKLQKEMDNILKKFQTMLQKEDEDIADLLQTYKLQIEHKNDLIERFKTLNAAIKNSTMYLATLLQKIPAKISSHNRNTIISIIADIFLIKNSLDEDFLHGIAEKLEKLQAQQVAKTKFFTVFHAHIKIFLQNFSKYKHILLEILDNTPQKTLEKIKNHLEEKYFNEAQKLNSIFFAIIAFYIIALIFILLLLYKLEKDNRALKQLQKSLEDQTLHDDLTKLYNRKAFKKDVRKIKQPFFALVNINSFKHYNDFYGNATGDHILREVAKILKKITPHHYNAKFYRIGGDDFGILIDEKIPIDDANLAKTIIEYFDKHKITFKSVEIYLAVSIGITRKRPLIETADMALKYVKQHSSLHYCIYDDSLGFFQRIKENLKKSKILKEAIDKDLIIPFFQPIIDNKTGKIVKYEALARLKNDKGFYESIFPYLEIAKEAKLYEYITHSIIEKSFAEAAKQHKSISVNISMKDIENPDMLKFFGKMFAKYPDIAKYITFEILESETLKDYEAVKNFFSIIRSQGSQVAIDDFGSGYSNFSHIFNLEIDYIKIDGSLIQNLDKDESARQIVAAIVFLAKKAKIATIAEFVHSKEIFEAVKKLGIDYSQGYYIAEPSSTF, translated from the coding sequence ATGACGAAAAATAGTAAAATCAAAATATCTATCTTTTTACTCTTCAGTATAGTAGCTATCTCTTTTCTCATCTTCTTTCAAAACTACACATATAATTTCTTTGATAAAAAAAATCGCGCTTTCTTCTACTACAATGAACTGCGCGACAAAGAACTCCAACTCAATTACAATATTTTGAAAGCTTCCTTTTTCCTCTATGAAGATTATGACGAAATTGCAAAATTGCAAAAAGAGATGGATAATATCCTTAAAAAGTTTCAAACAATGTTACAAAAAGAGGATGAAGATATTGCAGATCTTTTACAAACCTATAAACTCCAAATTGAGCATAAAAATGATCTTATAGAGAGATTTAAAACACTCAATGCAGCAATAAAAAACTCTACGATGTACCTTGCAACACTCCTACAAAAGATACCAGCAAAGATATCTTCTCACAATCGCAATACTATTATCTCCATCATAGCAGATATATTCCTTATAAAAAACTCTTTAGATGAAGATTTTTTACATGGAATTGCTGAAAAACTAGAAAAACTGCAAGCACAGCAAGTTGCAAAAACTAAATTTTTCACTGTTTTTCATGCTCATATAAAAATATTTTTGCAAAATTTTTCAAAATATAAACATATCTTACTAGAAATCCTTGATAATACTCCTCAAAAAACATTAGAAAAAATCAAAAACCATCTAGAGGAAAAGTATTTCAATGAAGCACAAAAACTCAACTCTATATTTTTCGCAATTATCGCCTTTTACATTATCGCATTAATTTTTATTTTACTACTGCTATATAAATTAGAAAAAGACAATAGAGCTCTCAAACAGCTGCAAAAAAGTCTTGAAGACCAGACACTCCACGATGATTTAACAAAACTCTACAACAGAAAAGCTTTTAAAAAGGATGTAAGAAAAATAAAACAACCTTTTTTCGCACTAGTGAATATAAACAGTTTTAAACACTACAACGACTTTTATGGCAATGCCACAGGAGATCACATTTTACGTGAAGTAGCTAAAATCCTCAAAAAGATCACCCCTCACCACTACAATGCAAAATTTTATCGCATTGGAGGAGACGACTTTGGAATCTTGATAGATGAAAAGATTCCTATAGATGATGCCAATTTAGCTAAAACGATAATTGAGTATTTTGATAAACACAAAATTACTTTTAAAAGTGTAGAAATTTATCTTGCTGTCAGTATCGGTATCACACGCAAAAGGCCTCTTATTGAGACTGCAGATATGGCCCTTAAATATGTAAAGCAGCATAGCTCATTACACTACTGCATATACGATGATAGTCTTGGCTTTTTCCAACGCATCAAAGAGAATCTCAAAAAGAGTAAAATTCTCAAAGAAGCGATCGACAAAGACCTCATTATTCCTTTTTTTCAACCAATCATTGACAATAAAACAGGAAAAATCGTCAAATATGAAGCACTCGCCAGACTTAAAAACGATAAAGGATTTTATGAGTCCATTTTTCCCTATCTTGAAATTGCTAAAGAAGCAAAACTTTATGAATATATTACCCACTCAATTATAGAAAAAAGTTTTGCAGAAGCTGCCAAACAACACAAATCCATATCAGTAAATATCTCTATGAAAGATATTGAAAATCCAGATATGCTCAAGTTTTTTGGAAAAATGTTTGCAAAATATCCAGATATTGCTAAGTATATAACATTTGAGATCCTTGAGAGTGAAACACTTAAAGATTATGAAGCAGTCAAAAACTTCTTTTCAATCATTCGTTCACAAGGATCGCAAGTAGCAATTGATGATTTTGGGAGTGGTTACTCCAACTTCTCCCACATATTTAACCTCGAAATCGATTACATCAAAATAGATGGTTCCCTTATCCAAAACCTTGATAAAGACGAAAGCGCTAGACAGATAGTAGCAGCAATCGTTTTTTTGGCCAAAAAGGCCAAGATAGCTACTATTGCAGAGTTTGTTCATTCAAAAGAGATTTTCGAAGCAGTAAAAAAATTGGGAATAGACTACTCTCAAGGTTATTACATTGCTGAACCTTCATCTACATTTTAG
- a CDS encoding tetrahydrodipicolinate N-succinyltransferase N-terminal domain-containing protein has translation MTKEDFFTLVNQIQSSDYYREPLAFAIAKIDRGQKDPDKILQATYAFINWQENFGSAAIFQKALAEAGQTISQESEAVYEVTRAFVDSAIAMCSPWLEEAVGEAHKNVQMIKFLSKLDEEELADFRVVFLFEDAAPKSVESVYLKLYALSTGKAPLRSVNLNGAFGVLPNVAWSGNTPIELDWLRENELELKMTGQYPVIDVVDKFPRFLQHIIPADNTRILDASKVRMGAQLAAGTTVMPGASYINFNAGTLGPVMVEGRISSSAVVGKGSDIGGGASILGVLSGTSGNPISIGENCLLGANSVTGIPLGDGCIVDAGIAVLEGTKFFVTQEDFGKIKEANPEWQASYKEIFKGRELAGLNGLHFRQDSTTGQMKVFRSNKEVKLNEELH, from the coding sequence ATGACTAAAGAGGATTTTTTCACACTTGTAAATCAGATTCAATCAAGCGACTACTATCGAGAGCCTTTGGCATTTGCAATTGCAAAAATAGATAGAGGTCAAAAAGACCCAGACAAAATTTTACAAGCTACATACGCTTTCATAAATTGGCAAGAGAATTTTGGCAGTGCAGCTATTTTTCAAAAAGCACTCGCAGAAGCTGGCCAGACTATTTCACAAGAGAGTGAAGCAGTTTATGAAGTTACAAGAGCATTTGTAGACAGCGCCATAGCTATGTGCAGTCCATGGCTTGAAGAGGCAGTAGGAGAAGCTCACAAAAATGTACAGATGATTAAATTTCTCTCCAAACTCGATGAGGAGGAGCTTGCAGATTTTAGAGTTGTTTTCCTCTTTGAAGATGCAGCACCAAAGAGTGTAGAGAGCGTCTATCTCAAGCTTTATGCCCTCTCTACTGGCAAGGCACCACTACGCAGCGTAAATCTTAATGGTGCTTTTGGTGTTCTTCCAAACGTAGCTTGGAGTGGTAATACTCCTATTGAGCTTGATTGGCTTCGAGAAAATGAGCTTGAACTCAAAATGACAGGGCAATATCCTGTTATCGATGTGGTTGATAAGTTTCCAAGATTTTTGCAGCACATTATCCCAGCAGATAACACGCGCATTTTGGATGCAAGCAAAGTACGCATGGGGGCACAACTTGCCGCAGGCACTACTGTTATGCCAGGAGCAAGTTACATCAACTTTAATGCTGGAACTCTTGGACCAGTCATGGTAGAGGGGCGCATTAGCTCGAGCGCTGTTGTCGGCAAAGGAAGCGATATCGGTGGAGGGGCTAGTATCCTTGGCGTTCTTAGTGGTACAAGTGGTAATCCTATAAGCATTGGGGAAAACTGCTTACTCGGAGCAAACTCTGTTACTGGTATTCCTCTTGGAGACGGCTGTATTGTCGATGCTGGTATAGCGGTATTAGAGGGAACCAAATTTTTCGTCACACAAGAAGATTTTGGCAAAATCAAAGAGGCAAACCCCGAGTGGCAAGCCTCATACAAAGAGATCTTCAAAGGGCGAGAACTTGCTGGGCTCAATGGACTTCACTTTAGGCAAGACAGCACCACAGGGCAGATGAAGGTATTTCGCTCAAACAAAGAGGTGAAGCTCAACGAAGAGCTCCACTAA
- the gltX gene encoding glutamate--tRNA ligase: MVVTRFAPSPTGYLHIGGLRTALFNWLWARHNNGKFILRIEDTDLARNSEEATKAILEAFDWVGLDYDGEVAYQSKRFDIYKRYIQKLLDEGKAYYCYMTKEELDKLREEQMQRGERPRYDRRYRDFTGTLPEGVQPVVRIKAPLEGDIIFEDGIKGTITIKSEELDDFIIARSDGTPTYNFVVAIDDALMGVTDVIRGDDHLYNTPKQIIVYEALGLKIPKFYHVPMILNEQGKKLSKRDGAMDVMEYKRMGYLPEALLNFLVRLGWSHGDQEIFSLEEMIELFDPKDINKSASAYNLSKLQWLNAHYIKNTPNEKLVTLLEDFGIFLADHDKKEILLDALKERAKTLQELADMAKEILEEPEEYDAKGMKKALRGEWREILELFVQKLEQKDVHLPVDFHTIIEEVVKEKEIGFGKIGQPLRLALLGKMAGPDLADVMAIIGKDQTIKRVKKLLESYK; the protein is encoded by the coding sequence ATGGTTGTAACGAGATTCGCTCCTAGCCCTACAGGATATCTCCATATTGGAGGACTGCGTACTGCACTTTTTAACTGGCTTTGGGCGCGTCACAATAATGGAAAATTTATCTTGCGTATAGAAGATACAGATTTAGCACGCAATAGCGAAGAGGCTACCAAAGCGATTTTAGAAGCATTTGATTGGGTAGGTCTTGATTATGATGGTGAGGTTGCTTACCAATCCAAGCGTTTTGATATCTACAAACGCTACATCCAAAAGCTCCTTGATGAAGGCAAGGCATACTACTGCTATATGACAAAAGAGGAGCTTGATAAACTCAGAGAAGAGCAGATGCAGCGTGGTGAGCGCCCTCGTTATGATAGACGCTATCGTGATTTTACTGGTACACTGCCAGAAGGCGTGCAGCCGGTAGTGCGTATCAAAGCGCCTTTAGAGGGTGATATTATATTTGAAGATGGAATCAAAGGTACAATTACTATTAAATCCGAAGAGTTGGATGATTTTATTATTGCTCGCAGTGATGGTACACCTACATACAATTTTGTTGTAGCAATAGATGATGCTTTGATGGGGGTGACAGATGTGATTCGTGGAGATGATCACCTCTACAATACTCCTAAGCAAATCATTGTTTATGAAGCTTTGGGGCTAAAAATTCCAAAGTTCTATCATGTGCCTATGATTTTGAATGAGCAGGGGAAAAAGCTCAGTAAGCGTGATGGGGCAATGGATGTGATGGAGTATAAGAGAATGGGATATTTGCCTGAAGCGCTTCTTAATTTCCTCGTGCGCCTTGGATGGAGCCATGGGGATCAAGAGATTTTTAGCTTAGAAGAGATGATAGAGCTTTTTGATCCAAAAGATATTAATAAGTCTGCTTCGGCTTATAATCTTTCTAAACTGCAGTGGCTCAATGCTCACTATATAAAAAACACTCCTAATGAAAAGCTTGTAACACTTCTGGAAGATTTTGGAATCTTTTTAGCAGATCATGACAAAAAAGAGATACTTCTTGATGCGCTCAAAGAGAGAGCAAAAACGCTGCAAGAGCTAGCAGACATGGCAAAGGAGATCCTTGAAGAGCCTGAAGAGTACGATGCTAAAGGCATGAAAAAAGCTCTCAGAGGAGAGTGGCGAGAGATCTTAGAGCTTTTTGTACAAAAGCTCGAGCAAAAAGATGTCCACTTACCTGTTGATTTTCATACTATTATTGAAGAGGTTGTAAAGGAAAAAGAGATAGGTTTTGGTAAAATCGGCCAACCTCTTCGTCTTGCGCTTCTTGGAAAAATGGCAGGACCAGATTTAGCAGATGTTATGGCGATAATAGGTAAAGACCAGACAATAAAAAGAGTAAAAAAATTATTAGAAAGCTATAAATGA
- the dcd gene encoding dCTP deaminase: MGLKADCWIREKAIKEKMIEPFCEEQVGKGVVSYGLSSYGYDIRVSDEFKIFTNVNAEVVDPKQFDERNVVDFKGDVCIVPPNSFALARTVEYFRIPRNVLAICLGKSTYARCGIIVNVTPFEPEFEGHITIEISNTTPLPAKIYANEGIAQVLFFEGDEDCMVSYKDKKGKYQKQRGITLPKIL; encoded by the coding sequence ATGGGCTTAAAAGCTGATTGCTGGATAAGAGAAAAAGCTATAAAAGAGAAAATGATTGAACCTTTTTGTGAAGAGCAAGTAGGCAAAGGGGTAGTAAGTTACGGGCTAAGCAGCTATGGATACGATATTCGTGTGAGCGATGAGTTTAAAATTTTTACCAATGTCAATGCAGAAGTAGTAGATCCTAAGCAGTTTGATGAGCGCAATGTGGTCGATTTCAAAGGAGATGTATGCATTGTACCACCAAACTCCTTTGCTCTTGCACGCACTGTAGAGTATTTTCGCATACCCCGCAATGTACTTGCCATCTGTCTGGGTAAAAGTACTTACGCACGATGTGGTATTATTGTCAATGTCACCCCTTTTGAGCCAGAGTTTGAAGGGCATATAACAATAGAGATCTCTAATACTACACCTCTTCCAGCAAAGATCTATGCTAATGAAGGGATTGCGCAGGTACTCTTTTTTGAAGGAGATGAAGATTGTATGGTAAGCTATAAAGACAAAAAGGGTAAATATCAAAAACAAAGAGGTATCACTCTTCCAAAAATTCTCTAA
- a CDS encoding malic enzyme-like NAD(P)-binding protein, which yields MKITKEEVLSYHKEDKPGKKEIAITKSFETQKDLSIAYTPGVAYVCEEIAKNPEAAYDYTTKGNFVAVVTNGTAVLGLGDIGPLAAKPVMEGKAILFKKFAGINAVGILVDEKDPEKFIEIVRAISPTFGGINLEDIKAPECFYIEEKLKKITDIPVMHDDQHGTAIVTTAAMINACKLTNRDIASLKVVIVGSGAAAIASARMYRHLGVKEIILIDSKGVVHAGRTDRNPYKKEFALPHSMRREEAFNDADMVLGLSIPGAVQEEDIARMKDEPFVFVCSNPTPEIMPDVVRSIKPQAIIATGRSDFPNQVNNVLGFPFLFRGALDTRSSAINYEMMLAAANALAALARKDVPEEVKKIYNKDLFFSKEYIIPTPFDKRLLVEVSAAVAKAAMESGVARKVINIEEYKQRVATFI from the coding sequence ATGAAAATAACAAAAGAGGAAGTACTCTCTTATCACAAAGAAGATAAACCGGGGAAAAAAGAGATTGCGATTACAAAATCTTTTGAGACACAAAAAGATCTCTCAATAGCATATACTCCTGGTGTTGCATATGTGTGTGAAGAGATTGCAAAAAATCCAGAAGCAGCTTATGACTATACTACAAAAGGTAATTTTGTAGCTGTTGTCACAAACGGGACTGCCGTTTTGGGATTAGGCGACATAGGGCCATTGGCTGCAAAGCCTGTGATGGAAGGCAAAGCGATACTCTTTAAAAAATTTGCCGGCATTAATGCAGTAGGGATCTTGGTAGACGAAAAGGATCCTGAAAAGTTTATAGAGATCGTACGAGCAATATCTCCTACATTTGGTGGAATTAATCTTGAAGATATAAAAGCACCAGAATGCTTTTATATCGAAGAAAAACTCAAAAAAATCACTGATATTCCTGTTATGCATGATGATCAGCATGGAACTGCAATTGTGACCACTGCAGCGATGATTAATGCATGTAAGCTAACAAATAGAGATATAGCTTCTTTAAAAGTTGTGATAGTAGGAAGTGGTGCTGCAGCAATTGCAAGTGCAAGGATGTATAGGCATCTTGGAGTAAAAGAGATAATTCTCATAGATTCAAAAGGTGTAGTACATGCTGGACGCACAGATCGCAACCCTTACAAAAAAGAGTTTGCTCTTCCTCATTCTATGAGACGAGAAGAGGCATTTAATGATGCAGACATGGTACTTGGACTCTCTATTCCAGGTGCAGTGCAAGAGGAAGATATTGCGAGGATGAAAGATGAGCCTTTTGTTTTTGTCTGCTCCAATCCTACTCCAGAAATTATGCCAGATGTAGTGCGCTCCATCAAACCGCAGGCAATTATTGCAACGGGAAGAAGCGATTTTCCCAATCAAGTAAATAATGTCTTAGGATTTCCATTTCTTTTCCGTGGAGCACTTGATACAAGAAGTAGTGCTATCAATTACGAGATGATGTTAGCTGCTGCAAATGCTTTAGCTGCATTGGCACGAAAAGATGTTCCCGAAGAGGTAAAAAAGATATATAATAAAGATCTCTTCTTCTCAAAAGAGTATATTATCCCTACTCCTTTTGATAAAAGACTACTAGTAGAGGTTTCTGCAGCAGTTGCCAAGGCTGCAATGGAAAGTGGCGTAGCAAGAAAAGTTATCAACATTGAAGAGTACAAACAGAGGGTGGCAACGTTTATCTAA
- a CDS encoding acetyl-CoA carboxylase biotin carboxylase subunit, which translates to MAKLERILIANRGEIALRAIRTIKEMGKKAIAVYSTADKDAHYLQLADAAICIGGEKGSESYLNIPAIISAAEIAEADAIFPGYGFLSENQQFVEICNLHGIKFIGPSLEVMQLMSDKSKAKEVMKNAGVPVVPGSEGAIKNVEEAKRVAKEIGYPVILKAASGGGGKGMRVVEDESYIENAFLAAESEAISAFGDGTIYMEKFIKNPRHIEVQLLGDSHGNVVHIGERDCSLQRRHQKMVEESPAVILDEVTRTKLHEAAVKAAKAIGYENAGTIEFLVDADKNFYFMEMNTRLQVEHPVSEMVSGIDIVEWMIRIAEGEKLFSQDEVKLQGHAIECRINAEDPVKFIPSPGKIKSWIQPGGKDVRMDTHVYCGYIVPPYYDSMIAKLIVWGEDRAKAIAKMKRALEEFEVSGIKTTIDFHKKMMENPDFLSNNFDTKYIDEKYLK; encoded by the coding sequence ATGGCAAAACTTGAGAGAATCCTCATAGCCAACAGAGGCGAGATTGCCCTGCGTGCGATTCGTACTATCAAAGAGATGGGTAAAAAAGCGATAGCTGTCTACTCAACTGCAGATAAAGATGCACACTACTTACAGCTTGCGGATGCAGCTATTTGCATTGGTGGAGAAAAGGGGAGTGAGAGCTATCTCAATATCCCAGCAATAATTAGTGCTGCTGAAATTGCAGAGGCTGATGCAATCTTTCCAGGATACGGTTTTTTGAGTGAAAATCAGCAGTTTGTAGAGATCTGCAATCTCCACGGTATAAAATTCATTGGCCCTTCACTTGAAGTAATGCAGCTTATGAGTGATAAGAGCAAAGCAAAAGAGGTGATGAAAAATGCAGGTGTACCTGTAGTGCCAGGAAGTGAAGGGGCCATAAAAAATGTAGAAGAGGCCAAAAGAGTTGCAAAAGAGATTGGCTATCCTGTGATCTTAAAAGCTGCAAGTGGTGGTGGTGGAAAAGGAATGCGTGTTGTAGAGGATGAGAGTTACATAGAAAACGCATTTTTAGCAGCAGAGAGCGAAGCAATAAGTGCTTTTGGCGATGGAACTATTTATATGGAAAAATTTATAAAAAATCCTCGCCATATTGAGGTGCAGTTGCTAGGTGACAGCCACGGTAATGTAGTGCATATTGGTGAGAGAGACTGCTCGTTGCAGCGTCGTCACCAAAAGATGGTGGAAGAGTCTCCAGCTGTGATTTTAGATGAAGTTACAAGAACAAAGCTCCATGAAGCAGCTGTAAAAGCTGCAAAAGCCATAGGGTATGAAAACGCTGGCACAATTGAGTTTTTGGTAGATGCAGACAAAAACTTCTACTTTATGGAGATGAATACAAGACTCCAAGTTGAGCATCCTGTGAGTGAAATGGTGAGTGGAATAGATATTGTTGAGTGGATGATACGTATAGCAGAGGGCGAAAAGCTTTTTAGTCAAGATGAAGTGAAGCTACAAGGGCATGCGATTGAGTGCCGTATAAATGCAGAAGATCCAGTAAAGTTTATCCCAAGCCCTGGAAAAATCAAAAGCTGGATTCAGCCAGGTGGCAAAGATGTGCGTATGGATACCCATGTATATTGTGGTTATATTGTACCTCCTTATTATGATTCGATGATAGCAAAGCTTATAGTGTGGGGTGAAGATAGGGCAAAAGCTATTGCAAAGATGAAAAGAGCTCTAGAAGAGTTTGAAGTAAGTGGCATAAAGACCACGATCGATTTTCATAAAAAGATGATGGAAAACCCAGACTTTCTTTCAAATAATTTTGATACAAAATATATAGATGAAAAGTATCTCAAATAG
- the accB gene encoding acetyl-CoA carboxylase biotin carboxyl carrier protein, producing MDFKEIKELIKIFDKSGLSRFKLKKADFEISLQKGFEGASMQSAPAPASQPAPSQQPIPTTTEEKSADLEAAKKKGEYITSPMVGTFYRAPSPDSPPFVKVGDTVTKGQTIGIIEAMKIFNEIEAEFDCKILEILVEDGQPVEYDMPLFLVERL from the coding sequence ATGGATTTTAAAGAGATAAAAGAGCTTATAAAGATTTTTGATAAAAGTGGTTTAAGTAGATTTAAACTTAAAAAAGCAGATTTTGAAATATCTTTGCAAAAAGGATTTGAAGGAGCTTCAATGCAGAGTGCTCCAGCTCCTGCATCGCAGCCAGCACCTTCGCAGCAGCCAATACCTACAACTACAGAAGAGAAGAGTGCAGATCTTGAAGCTGCCAAGAAAAAGGGTGAATATATTACCTCTCCTATGGTAGGAACTTTCTATCGTGCTCCAAGTCCTGATAGTCCCCCTTTTGTCAAAGTTGGTGATACGGTAACGAAAGGACAGACAATAGGTATTATTGAAGCGATGAAGATATTCAATGAGATAGAGGCTGAGTTTGATTGTAAAATTTTAGAAATCTTAGTAGAAGATGGGCAGCCTGTTGAGTATGATATGCCCCTGTTTTTGGTAGAAAGGCTCTAA
- a CDS encoding peptidyl-prolyl cis-trans isomerase has product MIDGIAILVNNEPITLYEIESTAQKLGLTPRQAIDILIRKKLEDAQIKELGIEVSDFEVEDALDNFARKQGMDIFSLRQAIESKGINWEEYKKRFKEQLLRKKLYQKISQMHAKNISESKLKEYYNTHKEEFSVAKKALVRKYISPSKEILERIRQNPLYEPQNPILLSKGEELIELDKVNPQFAAMINSLNEGEFSQILPVGDKFLLLYVKQKEGKEYIPFEEARNFILNKLANQKGTKSVKEYFDRLKASANIKILRLPQ; this is encoded by the coding sequence ATGATCGATGGTATTGCAATTCTTGTCAACAATGAGCCTATTACGCTCTATGAAATCGAGTCAACTGCCCAAAAACTTGGCCTTACTCCAAGACAAGCTATCGATATTCTCATTAGAAAAAAACTAGAAGATGCCCAAATCAAAGAGTTAGGAATTGAAGTAAGTGATTTTGAAGTAGAAGATGCACTTGATAATTTTGCACGCAAGCAAGGTATGGATATTTTCTCTTTGCGTCAAGCAATTGAGTCAAAAGGTATCAATTGGGAAGAGTATAAAAAGCGCTTCAAAGAGCAACTCCTTCGCAAAAAACTCTACCAAAAAATATCCCAAATGCATGCAAAAAATATTAGTGAGAGCAAACTCAAAGAGTATTATAATACACATAAAGAGGAGTTTAGTGTAGCCAAAAAGGCACTTGTAAGAAAATATATATCACCATCCAAAGAGATTCTCGAGCGAATTCGGCAAAATCCACTCTATGAGCCTCAAAATCCGATACTGTTGAGTAAAGGAGAGGAGCTTATAGAGCTTGATAAAGTCAATCCTCAATTTGCAGCTATGATCAATTCACTCAATGAGGGTGAGTTTAGTCAAATTCTCCCGGTAGGAGATAAGTTTTTGCTTCTCTACGTCAAACAAAAAGAGGGGAAAGAGTATATACCTTTTGAAGAGGCAAGAAACTTTATATTAAACAAACTTGCTAATCAAAAAGGTACCAAAAGCGTTAAAGAGTATTTTGATAGACTCAAGGCTTCAGCAAATATAAAAATCTTAAGATTACCACAATAA
- the asnB gene encoding asparagine synthase (glutamine-hydrolyzing) — protein MCAIFGVIGKIDREKALNAFSLLSHRGEDESGVYEREGVFLAHHRLYILNKDAKQPFVQNSKVLLFNGEIYNYEDFHTSEAAAILEVAPDFSKLDGMFALALLDKEKLYLARDLFGKKPLYYAFWQDSFIFASEIKAILAYTNEQKINARALSSYLSFGAVVGRETFYEGIYKLDGGEILELDIKRLYYACKRFTTLLQKRSGDLKRLLVAAVKKRLQGDFPAVALLSGGVDSSFVSAIAKRLQGSLATYSIGYEEGRYSELPYAQEVAQYIGSDHHEIIFTKDDFFATLERASIFFDEPIGDSASLPLFYLMERIKKDGAKVVLSGEGGDEIFLGYRQYFEFFDLYKARDLKYKNWLKNYFRSNFSPNKEWEWYKRVFSDEVIFRSSCEVFTDLQKNLFLRQNVKDNESLQVLQPYLEEWERSGWKDGAAFFTYIDIKVRLQSLYLAKLDTTSMAYTIEARTPLLDSSVLYSAFADPQRSKAPKYLLKKIASKYIPQSIIERKKRGFSYPALEWLQSSGSDQKLREANKRFHLFKQEQLEFLIENAKRNRFTRHYWLVYALLDWMERKF, from the coding sequence ATGTGTGCAATTTTTGGTGTTATTGGAAAAATAGATAGAGAAAAAGCACTCAACGCTTTTTCTTTACTCTCTCACAGGGGCGAAGATGAGAGTGGAGTGTATGAAAGAGAGGGCGTTTTCTTAGCTCATCACAGGCTCTATATCCTCAATAAAGATGCAAAACAGCCATTTGTGCAAAATAGCAAAGTACTTCTTTTTAATGGAGAGATTTACAACTATGAAGATTTCCATACAAGTGAAGCAGCAGCGATTTTAGAAGTTGCCCCCGATTTTTCAAAGCTTGATGGTATGTTTGCGTTAGCACTTCTTGATAAAGAAAAACTCTATCTTGCTCGGGATCTTTTTGGGAAAAAACCTCTTTATTATGCTTTTTGGCAAGATAGTTTCATTTTTGCTTCCGAAATCAAAGCTATTCTTGCTTATACAAATGAGCAAAAGATTAATGCAAGGGCACTGAGCAGTTATCTCTCTTTTGGAGCAGTTGTTGGGAGAGAGACCTTCTATGAGGGAATTTATAAGTTAGATGGTGGGGAGATTTTAGAACTTGATATAAAGAGGCTTTATTATGCGTGTAAGAGATTTACGACGCTACTACAAAAAAGATCTGGGGATCTCAAGAGGCTATTAGTTGCAGCAGTGAAGAAGCGTTTGCAAGGAGATTTTCCTGCTGTTGCACTTTTGAGTGGTGGCGTTGATAGCTCATTTGTCAGTGCAATAGCCAAGAGGCTGCAAGGCTCATTAGCGACGTATAGTATCGGCTATGAAGAGGGAAGATATAGTGAGCTGCCCTACGCACAGGAAGTAGCACAATATATCGGCAGTGATCATCATGAGATAATATTTACAAAAGATGATTTTTTTGCAACACTTGAGAGAGCGAGCATTTTTTTTGATGAGCCTATTGGTGATAGTGCTTCATTGCCACTTTTTTATTTGATGGAGCGTATCAAAAAGGATGGCGCAAAAGTGGTGCTTAGTGGGGAAGGGGGTGATGAGATCTTTTTGGGCTATAGGCAATATTTTGAGTTTTTCGATCTCTACAAAGCCAGAGATCTCAAATATAAAAACTGGCTCAAAAACTACTTTCGATCCAATTTTAGCCCCAATAAGGAGTGGGAGTGGTATAAGCGAGTATTTAGTGATGAGGTAATTTTTCGATCAAGCTGTGAAGTCTTTACCGATTTGCAAAAAAATCTTTTCCTGCGTCAAAATGTAAAAGATAATGAGTCTTTGCAGGTTCTCCAACCCTATCTAGAGGAGTGGGAAAGAAGCGGATGGAAAGATGGGGCAGCTTTTTTTACTTATATTGATATTAAGGTGCGTTTGCAGTCTTTGTATCTTGCAAAACTTGATACCACCTCTATGGCATATACTATTGAAGCAAGAACACCACTTTTAGATAGCAGTGTACTCTATAGCGCATTTGCTGATCCTCAGCGCTCCAAAGCACCAAAATATCTTCTCAAAAAGATTGCATCAAAGTATATTCCTCAATCAATAATTGAGAGAAAAAAGAGAGGATTTTCCTATCCAGCGCTAGAGTGGCTCCAAAGTAGTGGGAGCGATCAAAAATTAAGAGAGGCTAATAAGAGATTTCATCTGTTTAAGCAAGAACAGTTGGAGTTTCTCATCGAAAATGCAAAAAGAAACAGATTTACACGCCATTATTGGCTAGTTTACGCTCTTTTGGACTGGATGGAGAGAAAGTTTTAA